A section of the Ciceribacter thiooxidans genome encodes:
- the guaB gene encoding IMP dehydrogenase — protein MARIVISATGAEALTFDDVLLQPGHSEVMPGQTNIATRIAKDIDLSLPILSSAMDTVTESRLAIAMAQAGGIGVIHRNLTPSEQAEEVRQVKKFESGMVVNPVTIGPDATLAEALALMKAHGISGIPVVENGGRPGRLVGILTNRDVRFASDPSQKIHELMTKENLVTVKESVDQQEAKRLLHSHRIEKLLVVDGDGRCVGLITVKDIEKSQLNPNAAKDLHGRLRVAAAISTGEDGRERAERLIDAGVDVIVVDTAHGHSQKVLDAVSVVKKMSNAVRIIAGNVATAEGTRALIEAGADCIKVGIGPGSICTTRIVAGVGVPQLAAVMAAAEEAAKSDIPVIADGGIKFSGDLAKAIAAGASAVMVGSLLAGTDESPGEVFLYQGRSFKAYRGMGSVGAMARGSADRYFQAEVRDTLKLVPEGIEGQVPYKGPVSAVLHQLAGGLKAAMGYVGGRDIKDFQEKATFVRISGAGLRESHPHGVTITRESPNYPGAGG, from the coding sequence ATGGCACGCATCGTAATTTCGGCCACGGGAGCCGAAGCCCTGACTTTCGACGATGTCCTTCTGCAGCCGGGACATTCCGAGGTCATGCCGGGGCAGACCAATATCGCGACGCGGATTGCCAAGGATATCGATCTCAGCCTGCCGATCCTCTCTTCCGCCATGGACACGGTGACCGAAAGCCGCCTCGCGATCGCTATGGCCCAGGCCGGCGGCATCGGCGTCATCCACCGCAACCTCACGCCCAGCGAACAGGCCGAGGAAGTCCGCCAGGTCAAGAAGTTCGAAAGCGGCATGGTCGTCAACCCGGTGACCATCGGCCCCGACGCGACGCTCGCCGAGGCGCTGGCGTTGATGAAGGCGCACGGCATTTCCGGCATTCCGGTGGTCGAGAACGGTGGCCGCCCGGGTCGCCTCGTCGGTATCCTGACGAACCGCGACGTCCGCTTCGCCTCCGATCCCTCGCAGAAGATCCATGAGCTGATGACCAAGGAAAACCTGGTCACCGTCAAGGAAAGCGTCGACCAGCAGGAAGCCAAGCGCCTGCTGCACAGCCATCGTATCGAGAAATTGCTGGTGGTCGATGGCGACGGTCGCTGCGTCGGCCTGATTACCGTCAAGGATATCGAGAAGAGCCAGCTCAATCCCAACGCCGCCAAGGATCTCCACGGGCGCCTGCGCGTCGCCGCGGCCATCTCGACCGGCGAAGACGGCCGGGAGCGCGCCGAACGGCTGATCGACGCCGGCGTCGACGTGATCGTCGTCGATACCGCGCACGGTCACTCGCAGAAGGTTCTGGATGCCGTCAGCGTCGTCAAGAAGATGTCCAACGCGGTGCGCATCATCGCCGGCAACGTCGCGACCGCCGAAGGCACCCGCGCGCTCATCGAGGCCGGCGCCGACTGCATCAAGGTCGGCATCGGCCCCGGCTCGATCTGCACCACCCGCATCGTCGCCGGCGTCGGCGTGCCGCAGCTTGCAGCGGTCATGGCCGCTGCCGAAGAGGCCGCCAAGAGCGACATTCCGGTGATCGCCGACGGCGGCATCAAGTTCTCCGGCGACCTTGCCAAGGCAATCGCCGCCGGCGCCTCCGCAGTCATGGTCGGCTCGCTGCTTGCCGGCACGGACGAAAGCCCGGGCGAGGTCTTCCTCTACCAGGGCCGCTCCTTCAAGGCCTATCGCGGCATGGGTTCCGTTGGCGCCATGGCGCGCGGCTCGGCCGACCGCTACTTCCAGGCGGAAGTGCGCGACACGCTGAAGCTGGTGCCGGAAGGCATCGAGGGCCAGGTCCCGTACAAGGGCCCGGTTTCGGCCGTGCTGCACCAGCTCGCGGGCGGCCTGAAGGCGGCCATGGGCTATGTCGGCGGCCGCGACATCAAGGACTTCCAGGAGAAGGCGACCTTCGTCCGCATCTCCGGCGCGGGCTTGCGCGAAAGCCATCCGCACGGCGTCACCATCACCCGCGAAAGCCCGAACTATCCGGGCGCCGGCGGCTGA